One genomic region from Epinephelus moara isolate mb chromosome 8, YSFRI_EMoa_1.0, whole genome shotgun sequence encodes:
- the tbx5b gene encoding T-box transcription factor TBX5b — protein MANGGDQFGLAERPDSDCMDSPKDTKHENPSYTLNSPASPQTASSQQLPACTADQNGMEGIKVFLHDRELWTKFDEVGTEMIITKAGRRMFPSYKVKVTGLNPKTKYILLMDIVPGDDHRYKFADNKWSITGKAEPAMPGRLYVHPDSPATGAHWSRQLVSFQKLKLTNNHLDPFGHIILNSMHKYQPRLHIVKADENNGFGSKNTAFCTHVFSETAFIAVTSYQNHKITQLKIENNPFAKGFRGSDDNELHRMAKLQGKDYPVVPRSTVRQRACSTGSPFSGEGRGLRGSPDAVGSPYSCENGLSSSSPQELLRAPPAHYTLPHPHLQHGQQPQVYHCAKRKVEENCSSGNRQHPYKKPFTGSSPSEGESYYHPSSYPPPPPGLANNPLTDSPYSSDMGQRQACMFAGSEPRLDELNCASWSYTCPLPSAMTPMEPYPPYTPHPPYSSSPQGSRLSAIAHQSSPPLGEHITHDPYQSQSSGPPSQSSQNIHSRQLSPPLREYPRYTPNLSPPLYHTLETHTHIRCGVPEWSAAS, from the exons ATGGCAAACGGCGGGGACCAGTTCGGCCTTGCAGAGCGCCCGGACTCGGACTGCATGGATTCGCCAAAAGACACCAAACATGAAAATCCCAGCTACACCTTGAACTCACCAGCGTCACCGCAGACAGCATCCAGCCAACAGCTACCGGCCTGTACCGCGGACCAGAAT GGGATGGAGGGAATCAAAGTTTTCCTCCACGACAGGGAACTTTGGACGAAGTTTGATGAAGTAGGAACTGAAATGATCATCACCAAGGCTGGAAG GAGGATGTTCCCCAGTTACAAGGTGAAGGTCACAGGACTCAACCCAAAAACAAAGTACATACTCCTGATGGACATTGTGCCCGGGGACGACCATCGCTACAAATTTGCAGACAACAAATG GTCAATAACAGGGAAGGCAGAGCCGGCGATGCCCGGGAGGCTCTACGTGCATCCGGACTCTCCGGCCACAGGGGCCCACTGGAGCCGCCAGCTCGTCTCTTTTCAGAAGCTCAAGCTCACCAACAACCACCTGGACCCCTTTGGACAT ATAATACTCAACTCCATGCACAAATACCAGCCTCGCCTCCATATTGTCAAGGCGGACGAGAACAACGGCTTTGGCTCAAAAAACACAGCTTTCTGCACCCACGTCTTCTCTGAGACAGCCTTCATCGCCGTGACATCCTACCAGAACCACAAG ATTACACAGCTGAAGATCGAGAATAATCCTTTTGCAAAGGGCTTCAGAGGCAGCGATGACAATGAGCTGCATCGCATGGCCAAGCTACAAGG tAAGGACTACCCTGTGGTTCCTCGCAGTACTGTCCGTCAGAGAGCCTGCTCCACCGGGAGTCCTTTCAGTGGGGAGGGTCGGGGTCTGAGGGGTTCCCCTGACGCTGTCGGGTCCCCCTACAGCTGTGAGAACGGCTTGAGCAGCAGCAGTCCTCAGGAGCTGCTGAGGGCCCCCCCTGCACACTATACCCTGCCTCATCCTCACCTGCAGCATGGCCAGCAGCCGCAggtctaccactgtgccaagaGGAAAG TGGAGGAGAACTGCTCATCAGGAAACCGCCAGCACCCATACAAGAAACCCTTCACCGGTTCCTCTCCAAGTGAGGGCGAGTCCTACTACCACCCCTCCTcctatcctcctcctccacccggTCTAGCCAACAACCCACTCACTGACTCCCCCTACAGCTCAGACATGGGACAGCGCCAGGCATGCATGTTTGCTGGCTCAGAGCCCAGACTGGATGAACTCAACTGTGCATCCTGGTCGTACACCTGCCCGCTCCCCTCTGCCATGACCCCCATGGAGCCCTACCCACCTTACACCCCTCACCCTCCTTACAGCTCCAGTCCTCAGGGCTCTCGACTCAGCGCCATAGCCCACCAAAGCTCTCCTCCGCTGGGAGAACACATCACCCACGACCCCTATCAGAGCCAGAGCTCTGGACCTCCATCTCAGAGCTCACAAAACATTCACAGCAGGCAGCTCAGCCCTCCTCTCAGAGAGTATCCTCGCTACACGCCCAACCTGTCTCCCCCTCTCTACCACACACTcgagacgcacacacacatcaggtgTGGTGTCCCAGAATGGAGTGCAGCCTCCTAA